Proteins from one Quercus lobata isolate SW786 unplaced genomic scaffold, ValleyOak3.0 Primary Assembly Scq3eQI_116, whole genome shotgun sequence genomic window:
- the LOC115973387 gene encoding flavonol synthase/flavanone 3-hydroxylase-like — MEVERVQAIASLSLTTDTIPAEFIRPEKEQPAITTFRGPVPEIPTIDLSDPDQENLVRSIVNASKEWGIFQVVNHGVPTDVITKLQAVGKEFFELPPEEKEVYAKIPGSQSIEGYGTQLQKDIDGKKPWVDHLFHKIWPPSTINYRFWPKNPPSYRDANEVYAKYIREVADKLFTSLSLGLGVEGHALKEGAGGEDIVYMLKINYYPPCPRPDLALGVVAHTDFCSLTILVPNEVPGLQVLKDDHWIDAKYIPNALIVHIGDQIEILSNGVYRSVLHRSTVDKGKARMSWPVFLEPPGEFVVGPLPQLVNEENPPKYKAKKFKDYAYCKLNKLPQ; from the exons ATGGAGGTTGAGAGAGTTCAAGCTATTGCTTCCTTATCTCTCACCACTGATACCATCCCAGCAGAGTTCATAAGGCCCGAGAAAGAACAGCCTGCTATCACTACATTCCGGGGACCGGTCCCGGAAATCCCAACCATTGATCTTAGTGACCCAGATCAAGAAAACCTGGTCCGTTCCATTGTTAATGCTAGCAAGGAATGGGGGATATTCCAAGTTGTCAACCATGGTGTACCCACTGATGTTATAACCAAGTTACAAGCTGTTGGGAAAGAGTTCTTTGAACTCCCACCAGAAGAGAAAGAAGTATATGCTAAGATCCCTGGCTCTCAGAGCATAGAAGGCTATGGAACCCAACTCCAGAAAGATATTGATGGAAAAAAACCTTGGGTGGATCATCTTTTCCATAAGATCTGGCCTCCTTCCACCATCAACTACCGGTTCTGGCCCAAGAACCCACCTTCTTACAG AGATGCGAATGAAGTGTATGCAAAATATATACGTGAAGTGGCAGATAAGTTGTTCACAAGTCTCTCGTTAGGGTTAGGGGTTGAAGGTCATGCACTAAAAGAAGGAGCGGGTGGAGAGGACATAGTTTATATgctgaaaataaattattaccCTCCATGTCCTCGACCTGACCTAGCACTTGGAGTAGTGGCCCACACTGATTTTTGCTCCCTCACCATTCTTGTGCCTAATGAAGTTCCTGGACTCCAAGTTCTCAAAGATGACCATTGGATCGATGCAAAGTACATACCTAATGCCTTGATTGTTCACATCGGTGACCAGATtgag ATTCTCAGCAATGGAGTATACAGGAGTGTGCTGCACAGGAGCACAGTGGATAAAGGGAAGGCTAGAATGTCGTGGCCAGTATTCTTGGAGCCACCGGGAGAGTTTGTAGTGGGACCTCTACCCCAACTTGTTAACGAAGAGAACCCACCCAAGTACAAGGCCAAGAAGTTCAAAGACTATGCTTATTGTAAACTTAACAAGCTTCCTCAGTAA